A region from the Candidatus Oleimmundimicrobium sp. genome encodes:
- the nadC gene encoding carboxylating nicotinate-nucleotide diphosphorylase has translation MIKTHQEELEKIINNALKEDLGTCGDITTQAIFPTTKKIKGFVQSESSGILAGIEIAAKVFEMVDSSTVFKAEFKDGDKVKEGQLIAKLEGDVCGILSAERVALNFLQHLSGIATLTSKFVKKVKPYKVDIYDTRKTTPGLRLIEKYAVKVGGGCNHRMGLYDAILIKDNHIAGAGSVRRAIEFACKGCPDKKIEVETENLEQVKEALETGVDIIMLDNMDVKTIKKAVEIVDGRTILEASGGITLDNVEEVAKTGVDRISVGAITQASTPLNISIELK, from the coding sequence ATATTACTACGCAGGCAATTTTCCCTACAACCAAGAAGATTAAGGGATTTGTTCAATCTGAGAGTTCGGGTATATTGGCGGGGATTGAGATTGCCGCAAAAGTATTCGAGATGGTTGATAGCTCAACGGTCTTTAAAGCTGAATTTAAAGATGGGGATAAAGTTAAGGAGGGCCAGTTAATTGCTAAATTAGAAGGTGACGTTTGCGGTATTTTATCTGCCGAAAGAGTAGCTCTTAATTTTCTTCAACATCTTTCCGGCATAGCTACTTTGACATCAAAATTTGTAAAAAAAGTAAAACCTTATAAAGTTGATATTTACGATACCAGAAAGACAACTCCTGGTTTAAGGTTAATTGAAAAATATGCTGTTAAGGTGGGCGGGGGCTGTAACCATCGAATGGGTTTATACGATGCGATTTTAATAAAAGACAATCATATCGCAGGGGCTGGAAGCGTTAGGCGCGCAATTGAGTTTGCTTGTAAAGGGTGTCCAGACAAAAAAATTGAGGTGGAAACCGAGAATTTGGAGCAGGTAAAAGAGGCGTTAGAAACGGGTGTTGACATTATAATGCTGGACAACATGGATGTTAAAACCATAAAAAAAGCGGTTGAAATTGTGGATGGAAGGACGATACTTGAAGCGTCTGGCGGCATAACTCTAGACAATGTTGAAGAGGTGGCCAAAACAGGTGTGGATAGAATATCCGTTGGAGCGATAACTCAGGCTTCGACCCCTTTAAATATCTCCATTGAGCTTAAATAA